TGCGTATGCCAGGCACGGCAAAGTTCAGGGCAAAAAAGTCGTATGAATTTCGATTTGATTACAAGCACAAGCACAGGCATAGCATAGGAACAGAACAGTTCCTGCTGCCATCTACTGTAAAATACTAGCATCAGTCACGCagcagatccaaaaagagagatgaAATTTGCAGAGAATATATACGTTGGAGGATGGGAAGACTTCAGGGTTGCTGTTGGTGTGCACCGGCATGTCGGGTTTTTTAAAATTTCAGAGGGAATGGGGGGAGGGCGGGAGTGGGAGTGGCATGCATACACGTTCGGCGATGCTGTGCGGGTCGGTGGCCTGCCCTCGCCTCGCCCGCACGCGCGTCTGCCGCGGCGGGGCCGCGCCGCCGCCAGAGGAAGCGGGCGCCGTCGTGCCTCCGCTCGCTGCCGGCCCTCCTCCGAAGCTCTGCCCCGACATTGAACCTCCCTGCGCGACCGATCAGAGAACAGATGATTGCATTAGTGGATGCTGCATCACACGTACGGCTGTGTGTGGATCGTAGTTTGCACAGGCGCACGTTCTTACCTGGCCAAACGGCGGCTGCACGGCGGTGCCGCCGCCATGCACCCCAAATCCGTTGAACAGCGCGTGGTCGCCTCcctgcatgcacgcacgcacgcgagCGCACAAGACGAATCCATGTCAACGGAAAATTTGACTAGAGAAATCAAGAACGACAGAGAGAGAGCAGCGATGAAGAAGGATCCTACCGTGCCATTGGGCGACTTGAAGCCGCCGTCCATCTCCTCTCGAGACTGCGGGGGTGACCGGTCCGCGAACAGCGGCAGCGGCGAGAACCCCGTGCCGCCGCTCTCCTCGCCGCCGAGGCCCTGCCGCTGGAGGTCGGTGAGCTGCAGCATGACCGGCTTCTCTCCCCCGATCTGGTGCTGCCGGAGCCTGGACGCGAGCAGCGTCGACTCGTCGAAGGCGCCGAGGTCCTCGGCGCCCGCCGCGATCTCCCAGGGCGACTTCCCGCCGGCGCCCAGGTCGCCCCACGCGGAGGGCAGCGTGGACAGCATCTGGTCGAAGAAGTCGTCCTgcgcaccgccgcccccgccgccgtcgccgccggccatcGATCGGTCTCGCGCGCGGGTGCCGGCCGGCCGGGCTGACGAGTAAATGCGCTCGCGAGAAGGCAGGAGGAGAGAGTATGGAGGAGGACAGGCGAACTAGCTTCGCTACGTGCGCGCCTTTATAATCGCGTGGTACGTGCCAATTTTCAAATGGAAAATTAACTGAACTCAGTTCGTGCAACTCTTTGGCGTTTATATACTGATGATCTTCTGTCTGCTTTTATTGACTTTGCTCAAGAGCTGCAACTACAGATGGTATAAACTTGGCATTTGAGTTTTTTTTTGGTCAGGGCCAAGCGTTTTTCCGGAGTGGCGGCTAGGGCGTACCCCTCTCTGTAAGCATCACCCGCGAGCCCATAAATTC
The sequence above is drawn from the Triticum aestivum cultivar Chinese Spring chromosome 7A, IWGSC CS RefSeq v2.1, whole genome shotgun sequence genome and encodes:
- the LOC123151411 gene encoding bHLH transcription factor RHL1-like, which gives rise to MAGGDGGGGGGAQDDFFDQMLSTLPSAWGDLGAGGKSPWEIAAGAEDLGAFDESTLLASRLRQHQIGGEKPVMLQLTDLQRQGLGGEESGGTGFSPLPLFADRSPPQSREEMDGGFKSPNGTGGDHALFNGFGVHGGGTAVQPPFGQGGSMSGQSFGGGPAASGGTTAPASSGGGAAPPRQTRVRARRGQATDPHSIAERLRRERIAERMKSLQELVPNANKTDKASMLDEIIDYVKFLQLQVKVLSMSRLGGAAGMAPLVASMSSEANSSAKSSNGGGNSAAAAAAKANGGGENGGGGGGGGGLRVTEHQVAKMMEEDMGTAMQYLQGKGLCLMPISLASAISSATTTTTSPASLLARQAVRPAAAAAALASANGGGDAAAVRPVKVDAGAASGGKP